Proteins encoded in a region of the Solanum dulcamara chromosome 9, daSolDulc1.2, whole genome shotgun sequence genome:
- the LOC129904090 gene encoding glutaredoxin-C9-like: MQRTLPYRNWLPSTTTTTTMTIGRSSSATSSGGSTIFESRSGERTNTNSDDDTRSRNRNSYVTTRVAKSISENAIIVVAIRGCCMCHVAKNLLLGLGANPTIFEVNDEDEDDVKKELSIIVSSAGGTTTELPAVFVGGNMFGGLERVISTHISGELVPILKEVGALWL, translated from the exons ATGCAACGAACTTTACCATATAGAAATTGGCTTCCCTccaccaccactaccaccaccatGACGATCGGACGTAGCTCATCTGCCACCTCTAGTGGTGGTTCCACCATTTTCGAGTCACGTTCAG GTGAGAGAACCAATACCAATTCCGATGATGACACGAGATCACGAAACAGAAATTCCTATGTCACTACTAGGGTGGCGAAATCCATCTCGGAGAACGCGATAATCGTAGTAGCGATACGTGGGTGTTGCATGTGCCATGTTGCGAAAAATTTACTTCTAGGGTTAGGTGCTAACCCTACGATTTTCGAAGTTAacgatgaagatgaagatgatgtgaAGAAGGAGTTGTCGATAATCGTGAGCAGTGCTGGTGGAACAACGACGGAGTTGCCGGCGGTTTTCGTAGGCGGAAATATGTTCGGAGGACTAGAAAGAGTGATATCCACACATATTTCTGGTGAATTAGTGCCAATACTAAAAGAAGTTGGGGCTTTATggctttaa